TTCCGTTGGGGTTGTCCACTTCCTGCACGGTTTTTCCATCTGGCCCAAGTAACCGCACCACCACGTCAATCCCGTTCTGGTTCACGACCAGTTTCAGGAGGTCATTGGCGCTGAGCTGGACTGAGAAACGGTGTTTTTCACCACCTTTCAGTTCCCGTTCAACTGTCTTTCCAGCCTCCAGTGGGTCAATACTTTGTGCCAGGGTGACAATGACTGCAAAAGGGTTGACCACAAGCGCCAGCACCAAAAACCAGCTTAAACCCAATGTTTTGTCCACTGTGTGGGGATGTGACATAGTGACCTCCGGTGGTGGGTGAGAAAGGCAAAAAGGACAAAAGGACGAAAAGGACCAAAACTCGAAAACCCTGAACCCTGAACCCTGAACCCTGAACCCTGAACCCTGAACCCTGAACCCTGAACCCTGAACCCTGAACCCTGATTCAGTTCACTTTTTCCCATCCAGATTGGTCCATTCGCCAGATTGAATAAATGAAGCCCAGTAAAACGGGTGCTGCCGCCTGGGGGTTTTCAACAGCTTGAGCTGTACATTGCGTAGCGCCTGAGAGCGACCTTCACCCGCTTTGAGCCGGGTGTAATAGTCCACCATCAGTTCGCGGGTGGCCTGATCGGACACCGGCCAGAGGCTCATCATCTGGGCTTCGCTTCCAGCCAGAACCAGGGCGCGTCTCAGGCCATAGACGCCATCACCGTTTTTCACGTCACCCAGGCCGGTATCACAGGCTGAGAGTACCACCAGTTTCGTCCCCCACAGATTGAGTTGGGCGGCTTCCAGGGCCGTCATTACGCCATCGTTGTTTTCGGTGCCGCCTTGATTGGCACCGGCGAAAAATAACATTGATCGGAGCAGGGGATTGGCGTGGCGTTCTTTTTCGAAATCAAAAGATGCCTTTCCAGTATTTCGGGCAAACTGATCTAAGGATGTTGTTTCTGAGGTTTGGGGAGCATCTTCCAGAAAATAGCCGTGGGTGGCAATGTGGACCAGGAGTGGTCGTTTGACCTGTTTCAGATCTTGTTCGGTTGCCTCAGCCCGCACCTTCAAAACCGCGGTTGGAAAGATGGCCTTGAGTTGTTCGCCTTCAACTCGGGTTCCGGCAAGTCGTGCTAGCCGACCAAGCTGGTGGCCCAGCATTTGTGGTCCGGTTCCATCCAGATAATCCGGGTCAGTGATCACCAGCGGCGGTTGCTGGCTTTCGTTTTTGACCGCCAGCCGCAGCACGTCACGCCCGCTGGTCAAATAGGTCAGCGTGTAGTTTTCGACCAGGAACTTTCCCTGTTCATCCATCAGGGCAGCAAAGGGAATCAAATTCAATACACCGTCAGGGGAAATCAGCAGGTGCCGGGTATTTCCGACCAACGCCCGGACTGGTTTCATCACCAGCCTGTCCAGCGCCTGGGCGGCTGGGGCAACGTCTTTGATCAGGTCTGTCCTGGGGGTGCTCACTGCCTTGCGAAGGGCTATCACCGCCTGTTCAATCGGGGTGGCTGGACCTAAATCCGCCCACCTGATCTCACCCGCACGGTCCAATGTGTAGATTGCCATCCGCAGTGTTCCAAATTGAAATGTTTTGGGGGTATAGGATTTGTAAGTGGTAAATTCAATCAGCATGCCATCAGCCGGAAGTTGTTTCTGAATGTTCTCCAGGGTAATTGGCGTCACCTGAGTTTTAAATTCAGTGCTTTTGGTGCTGATTTCGGCTTCCAGCCTGCCTTTTTGGTTTTCCAATTCGTTGACGTAGGCCAGATGTCCTTCGGGTGTTTGTTTGTCAGGACCGCGCAACGTCAGCACCGAAATTTGACCGGCAAGACTGGCATACGTCTCCAGAAGTTGTTGAATCTCAGGTGTTTGCTGTTGCCGCAGGGTTTCAATAGCCTTCGTCATGGCATCCAGTGCCCGTCCTTTGCGACGCAACAGCACGGTCAAGGCTGCCTGTCTGGCCTCACGGGATTGGGGCGCCGACTGAAGATGCAGCGCCAGGGTCGCATCGGTGTAACTGCTTGTTTGTTTGAGATAGAGGATTTTCTGCTGTTCGGAACCTGCGACCAGGTTGCGCTTTAAATCCGATTCGCTGGCATCATTGGCTCGAATCTGAAATTGAATAGCTTGTGGCAGATTGCCTGCGGCGTGAAACATATTCGCCAAATTGTTGAAGTTGGCCGCGACCAGTGAGTGGTCAGGTCCAAATGATTTTTCATAGATGGCCAGGGCCCGCCGGTAAAGTAATTCGGCTTTCTGGTAATTCCCCAGGGAGTTGAAGAGATTCGCCAGATTGTTGAGATTGCTGGCCGTCGCTGGATGGTCAGCTCCCAACACTTTCTCCCGGATCGTCAGGGCTCGCTGGTAGAGTGGTTCAGCGCGTTGATAGTCTCCTTTGGTCCAATACAAATTCGCCAGATCATTGAGTGTGTCAGCGACTTCCGGATGATCAGGGCCCAGCGCTTTTTCACGGATCGCCAGCGCCCGCAGATAGAGTGGTTCCGCCCGTTGATAGTCTTCGCTGGCCCAGTAGAGGTTAGCCAGATTGTTGAGGCTGCCTGCCGTCTCCGGGTGTTCAGAGCCTAATACTTTCTCCCGAATGGCCAGCGCCCGCTGATGAAGCGGTTCGGCTCGTTGCAGATCGCCTTTGGTCGTGTAGAGGGTGGCTAAACTATGAAGACTGAACGCTGTATCCGGGTGGTCAGGCCCCAGGACTTTTTCCCGGATCGCCAGCGCCCGCTGCAGGTAGTGTTCCGTTTGCTGGTAGTTGCCCTGATCCCAGGAGAGTTTGCCCAGGTTGTTGAGGCACGTGGCGACCTTTGGATGGTTAGAGCCCAGTGATTTCTCATAGATGGCCAGTGCCCGATGGTACAAAGGTTCGGCTCGCTGATAGTCCCCTTTTTCATTATAGAGAAGCGCTAAATTGGTAAGACTGTTGGCTACATCCAGGTGGTCAGCCCCCAGTGCTTTCTCCCGGATGGCCAGCCCTTCCTGGTACAGCGGCTCGGCTTTTTTGTAGTCACCTTTTTCCAGGTACAGATTAGCCAATCCCGTGAGGCTGGTGGCGACACTTGGGTGGTCAGTGCCGAGTACTTTTTTCTTGATCGTCAGAGCCCGCAGATAGAGTGGTTCGGCTTTTTTGTAGTCCCCTGTGTTTTTGTAGAGGTTCCCTAAATTGTTGAGGGTGATAGACACATCCAGGTGCTCAGAGCCCAGTGACTTCTCCTGGATCGCCAGCGCCCGCTGGTAGTGTGAATCAGCTTTTTGAAAGTCACCTGTCGCCTGATAGACCAGGGCCAGATTATGGAGGCTGGTCGCAACATCTGGATGAGCTGGACCAAAACTTTTCTCCTGGATGGCCAGGGCTCGCTGATACAGGGTTTCAGCTTTCTGAAATTCGGCTTTGGCACGGTAGAAATTAGCCAGCGTGTTGAGACTGGTTGCCAGCAGCCTATGGTCGCGGCCAAAGATTTTTTCGCTCTGTTCCACCGCTTGCTGGGCCAGGACGATGCCTTGATCATATTTTCCGGCTC
Above is a window of Acidobacteriota bacterium DNA encoding:
- a CDS encoding CHAT domain-containing protein — translated: MKCLLFRVQPSSSLTLIIIAGLLFIAHLPNSQADDFTTLRAQSSEGTVQNQSEVSGSMSAQLAPITDQDRAQTEIEKLDAEAKKLYRAGKYDQGIVLAQQAVEQSEKIFGRDHRLLATSLNTLANFYRAKAEFQKAETLYQRALAIQEKSFGPAHPDVATSLHNLALVYQATGDFQKADSHYQRALAIQEKSLGSEHLDVSITLNNLGNLYKNTGDYKKAEPLYLRALTIKKKVLGTDHPSVATSLTGLANLYLEKGDYKKAEPLYQEGLAIREKALGADHLDVANSLTNLALLYNEKGDYQRAEPLYHRALAIYEKSLGSNHPKVATCLNNLGKLSWDQGNYQQTEHYLQRALAIREKVLGPDHPDTAFSLHSLATLYTTKGDLQRAEPLHQRALAIREKVLGSEHPETAGSLNNLANLYWASEDYQRAEPLYLRALAIREKALGPDHPEVADTLNDLANLYWTKGDYQRAEPLYQRALTIREKVLGADHPATASNLNNLANLFNSLGNYQKAELLYRRALAIYEKSFGPDHSLVAANFNNLANMFHAAGNLPQAIQFQIRANDASESDLKRNLVAGSEQQKILYLKQTSSYTDATLALHLQSAPQSREARQAALTVLLRRKGRALDAMTKAIETLRQQQTPEIQQLLETYASLAGQISVLTLRGPDKQTPEGHLAYVNELENQKGRLEAEISTKSTEFKTQVTPITLENIQKQLPADGMLIEFTTYKSYTPKTFQFGTLRMAIYTLDRAGEIRWADLGPATPIEQAVIALRKAVSTPRTDLIKDVAPAAQALDRLVMKPVRALVGNTRHLLISPDGVLNLIPFAALMDEQGKFLVENYTLTYLTSGRDVLRLAVKNESQQPPLVITDPDYLDGTGPQMLGHQLGRLARLAGTRVEGEQLKAIFPTAVLKVRAEATEQDLKQVKRPLLVHIATHGYFLEDAPQTSETTSLDQFARNTGKASFDFEKERHANPLLRSMLFFAGANQGGTENNDGVMTALEAAQLNLWGTKLVVLSACDTGLGDVKNGDGVYGLRRALVLAGSEAQMMSLWPVSDQATRELMVDYYTRLKAGEGRSQALRNVQLKLLKTPRRQHPFYWASFIQSGEWTNLDGKK